A part of Myxococcus landrumus genomic DNA contains:
- a CDS encoding serine/threonine protein kinase, with the protein MGEVFLAKISGAAGFEKPCIVKTILPALLKDRQFLDRFHHEAKVLVHLVHSSIAQVYDMGEADGTYYMALEYVAGVDLAYLLEQVRQQGVQVPVPVALFLGQRMAEGLGYAHRKVGPDGVPLGIVHRDVSPHNVMVSYEGEVKVIDFGLAKSAARSKYTLPATVMGKLGYMSPEQVRAEALDHRSDIYSCGVVVWEMLAGRSLIPHGTVGEMMAAMSQPSVPSLTGLRGDVDGALDGVVRRALATKPDERYSRADELARALNGELVRSGAAVGAEEVGHFVRALCPEAFAAQRQLISKVTSSSSHHRTPTPQPLPQGNTGTGMYGTGPQASPGHTEPSGFEPTMMRPPSGERRVAGVARPDAPAGEDSMGIEATAVRASPGALVGGANAGGPPMASPVWGAAPANATSPAWGSPAAAPGSAPSASPAWGSPAAAPGSMPSDAHAGASPANSASPAWGSPAAAPGSMPSAAHAGASPVNAAWGSPAAASGSTPSAAHAGAPPANAASPAWGSPAAASGSTPSASPTGATLVPGSQPHGAVAHAESARSTPVRKTSVALLVGLVLLLMAGTAVTTAYIARRPGNTPAVAAADPTQREEPKSPANPQPRAQGGTTQGTGKKPPSQPSTPAQGAVKPEQVATPEPTGKGTTQPEQVATPEPTGKGTPRPEPEHVATREPVPPKQRTPPAPKPPKSSPESAPPPAAAKFVTYVSPTAVLPLQDEAGGYVVRGAQAALLQRDMVVQVVGPAKNGQRLLLGRATVSWAAANPKVRRKVQLARLTLDASASAATGARFIALPGGSTSPEVAVAVEEAPAPEPEAPEAAPEPPKPVPPKTLVGTVRAVTGLKALTSDEVVVRNLDDFTWNDCYVVKGLRQTARLGIVLPQKDRPAKNFKDRADFLVERGKVGVFCKEGQFITTLR; encoded by the coding sequence ATGGGGGAGGTGTTCCTGGCGAAAATCAGCGGCGCGGCCGGCTTCGAGAAGCCGTGCATCGTGAAGACGATTCTTCCAGCGCTGCTGAAGGACCGGCAGTTCCTGGACCGCTTCCACCATGAAGCGAAGGTGTTGGTGCACCTGGTCCACTCGTCCATCGCCCAGGTGTACGACATGGGGGAGGCGGACGGGACGTACTACATGGCGCTGGAGTACGTGGCGGGCGTGGACCTGGCCTACCTGCTGGAGCAGGTGCGGCAGCAGGGGGTGCAGGTGCCCGTCCCGGTGGCGCTCTTCCTGGGCCAGCGCATGGCGGAGGGCCTGGGCTATGCGCACCGCAAGGTCGGGCCGGATGGGGTGCCGCTGGGCATCGTCCACCGCGACGTGTCTCCCCACAACGTCATGGTGTCGTACGAGGGCGAGGTGAAGGTCATCGACTTCGGCCTGGCGAAGTCGGCGGCGCGCAGCAAGTACACGCTGCCCGCCACGGTGATGGGGAAGCTGGGCTACATGTCGCCGGAGCAGGTGCGCGCGGAGGCGCTGGACCACCGCAGCGACATCTACTCCTGTGGCGTGGTGGTGTGGGAGATGCTGGCGGGCCGTTCGCTCATTCCCCACGGGACGGTGGGGGAGATGATGGCGGCCATGTCCCAGCCGTCGGTGCCGTCGCTGACGGGGCTGCGCGGCGATGTGGATGGGGCGCTGGATGGGGTGGTGCGGCGCGCGTTGGCGACGAAGCCCGATGAGCGCTACTCGCGCGCGGATGAGTTGGCGCGGGCGCTCAACGGAGAGCTGGTGCGCTCCGGCGCGGCGGTGGGGGCCGAGGAGGTGGGCCACTTCGTCCGCGCGTTGTGCCCGGAGGCCTTCGCGGCGCAGCGGCAGCTCATCTCCAAGGTGACCTCGTCGTCCAGCCATCACCGCACGCCCACGCCGCAGCCGCTGCCGCAAGGCAACACGGGGACGGGGATGTACGGCACGGGGCCGCAGGCGAGCCCTGGGCACACCGAGCCGTCGGGCTTCGAGCCGACGATGATGCGTCCTCCGTCGGGGGAGCGGCGCGTGGCGGGGGTGGCTCGTCCGGATGCGCCCGCTGGCGAGGATTCGATGGGCATCGAGGCCACCGCGGTGCGTGCCTCGCCCGGTGCGCTGGTGGGGGGTGCCAATGCGGGAGGGCCGCCGATGGCCTCTCCGGTGTGGGGGGCTGCGCCCGCGAATGCAACCTCGCCCGCGTGGGGCTCTCCGGCGGCTGCGCCCGGGAGCGCGCCATCGGCCTCGCCCGCGTGGGGATCTCCGGCGGCAGCGCCTGGGAGCATGCCTTCCGACGCGCACGCAGGTGCCTCGCCAGCGAACTCGGCTTCACCCGCGTGGGGATCTCCAGCGGCAGCGCCTGGGAGCATGCCTTCCGCCGCGCATGCGGGTGCCTCGCCCGTGAACGCTGCCTGGGGTTCTCCAGCGGCAGCGTCCGGGAGCACTCCTTCGGCCGCGCACGCGGGTGCTCCGCCAGCGAACGCTGCCTCACCCGCGTGGGGATCTCCGGCGGCTGCATCCGGGAGCACGCCCTCGGCCTCGCCCACGGGGGCCACGTTGGTGCCGGGCTCTCAGCCTCATGGGGCGGTGGCGCACGCGGAATCGGCTCGGTCCACTCCGGTCCGGAAGACCTCGGTGGCGCTCCTGGTGGGACTGGTCCTGCTCTTGATGGCGGGCACCGCGGTGACGACGGCGTACATCGCTCGACGCCCGGGAAACACTCCCGCGGTGGCCGCTGCCGATCCCACCCAGCGCGAGGAACCGAAGTCGCCCGCGAACCCGCAGCCTCGTGCACAGGGCGGCACGACGCAGGGCACGGGCAAGAAGCCTCCTTCTCAGCCGAGCACTCCCGCGCAAGGCGCGGTGAAGCCGGAGCAGGTCGCGACGCCCGAGCCCACTGGGAAGGGCACGACCCAACCGGAGCAGGTCGCGACGCCGGAGCCCACCGGGAAGGGCACACCCCGCCCAGAGCCGGAGCACGTCGCCACCCGTGAGCCCGTGCCGCCCAAACAGCGCACTCCGCCCGCGCCGAAGCCACCCAAGTCCTCGCCAGAATCCGCGCCGCCGCCGGCCGCCGCGAAGTTCGTGACCTACGTCTCGCCCACGGCGGTGCTCCCGCTCCAGGACGAGGCCGGTGGCTACGTCGTGCGCGGCGCCCAGGCCGCGCTCCTGCAACGCGACATGGTCGTCCAGGTCGTCGGGCCGGCGAAGAATGGCCAGCGCCTGCTGCTGGGCCGCGCCACTGTGTCCTGGGCCGCCGCCAACCCGAAGGTCCGCCGCAAGGTGCAACTGGCTCGGCTGACCCTGGACGCGAGCGCCAGCGCCGCCACCGGAGCGCGCTTCATCGCCCTGCCGGGAGGGAGCACCAGCCCCGAGGTGGCGGTGGCCGTCGAGGAAGCACCGGCCCCCGAGCCTGAAGCACCAGAGGCAGCCCCCGAGCCGCCAAAGCCTGTCCCGCCCAAGACGCTGGTGGGCACCGTGCGCGCCGTCACGGGCCTGAAGGCCCTCACCAGTGACGAGGTGGTGGTCCGCAACCTCGACGACTTCACCTGGAACGACTGCTACGTGGTCAAGGGGCTGCGCCAGACGGCGCGGCTGGGCATCGTCCTCCCGCAGAAGGACAGGCCCGCGAAGAACTTCAAGGACCGGGCTGACTTCCTCGTCGAGCGGGGCAAGGTGGGCGTCTTCTGCAAGGAAGGGCAGTTCATCACCACCCTCCGGTAG